The DNA sequence atgatagtttacaagatatatatgatgatggcaaggggcacagaggtagaggtgttggaagggatggtaactttggtgatggaaacttcaaatgcttacccaatattcaatttgtctctccattacaaccaacaagatcatgaatagattattaaaaaaaatgatgacttaaaTAAATCAATCGGAATTATCGtgtcaaattcaaacttggtaccacatgtgatattactggaatcgcaataaataatcacaaccgctactgctaccttaatctcagtaaacaaagagggaagttggaaacaagaaataccaactcaaaggtcggtgttatacttacaaaggtaaatttcagatatagtgcttggatgctgaaacttgtggtaaatgaccacaatagcataattgaaaaaatactgaaatagtagccatgtcattaattggtgaacatttatatgaaacatagcaagcttgtctatcaagctcatgaacattgctaCCACTCTGCTACAACTACAGCTGATTCAGCAAGATAAATCCAAATCGAAACCTTTAATGAAGATCTTGTTAATCGGAAGGACCCGAACTACTCCACTATCACTATAATGAAGCATTTATGAACTGTTGGtctagtaagctaacttccaaactttagaactgcattatatcccatttgaCACCATTTTTCAAGCCCTATCTTAGGATCAGAAGTGTATCTATGGTGCAGAAGACATAATCTATTCATGGAAAGacatataaatttgatatttttgtttatttcacagggaaaaacataataaacagaattacaatgcctcacctttatcaagctcatagatttatttgtttggtatctctttactattatggtATATACTGTGGTTTGTAGTTCTCTTAGGTTGAATAACTGctttctacagaaattatgacacatcttactaaaaacaaaaaattttaggcttggatttcactcttgaacttatctttattttcgaaaaatttcaaattgaaaattattcatttcatgaacagttttttaaacaatatctgagtggttgatcaacagtcttttgattgtcaaacacaattctagttttgcaactccacaattttctaaattatttcaccctctaaacaaaatcctgagatgctttagtatctttgtatatgcaaataaacataaaaaaaacacTATTTCAAGTGAAATGAAGTACTCCATAgtgaaataatatctacaccaaatAAAAGTTTTCACGGGTTCTAGAATGGTcctaaaagaacataaaaaatctgaaggctaatggatattttagggaacctttagtcacccaaaaaataaagacataagaagttacatcttagatcaaaattatgcatagatcTCTTAGTTGTTGAATATGATTATAGTTGTGCAACACCATAAGTTTCCATATTTTCACCCTCTAAGCAAATCCAAAGATGCTTTAATATCTTTGTATCTGTGAATAAAGATTTAGCAAAGACACCATAGCAAGATTTTAAATTCATCATGTGAAAGTACTTTGATCTGGCAATAGAGCTAcacagttcaatcttcaaagtttcttaatggtcctaaaagaatataaaattctgaagttcaacttatatcataggaaacctatagttagaaaagaaaaaagaagcatagggtcataagcaattacctcttataatgcatagatctcacgattgtcaaacacacttctagatatgcaatgtgatgtcttcatgtgataactaggccatattgaatgttataagaaatctcaactcaaaaaaaaatggaaaaggaaatctgaagtttgttatacggttcaatcttcaaagtttgttTTGGCAATGTGATATCTTCATGTGATACTTAAGGCCATATTACAAGTGCTTTGTTCTGGCACTAGAGCTAcacagttcaatcttcaaagtttctttatagtcctaaaagaatataaaattcttaagtttaacttatatcataggaaacttataatcggaaagaaaaaatagaaacataaggccataggcaattacctcttataatgcatagatctcTCGATTGTCAAACACTcttctaggtgtgcaatgtgatgtcttcatgtgatatcaaggccatattgaatatcataagaaatctgaactcaaaaaagaaaaaaaacaataagcatctatcagtttgatctaattatgcatgattagcatacacaacaaaatatatagtctgcacaaaaattctcaaacaaaaatgagacaaagatagtaacttacaaaaaagaaacacaagaGAAGCAAATTAAAATCACTTTAAACCACATAATTAGATTATAACAATTGGGCAAAAATTATAGACCACATGTTTCATCAATTGGGCAATAATCATATCGATAACTATGAAATGATAAACAATAAATAGGAAACAAAAATCCGACTCGTAGCTGCAATGATAGTCATGTTGTAAATAAGCCTACTAAAATGCTGTAAAAGGCTGTAAGGTTTCTAACTTACCTTAGGCGGTTGCGCTCATATTTGAAGATCTCGAATCCATGCACTTGTATGAAAATGTACTGCCTCTTTGACACCACGAAACTTCCCATCGCAATGTTACCAACAACAGATCTTCATGCCAAGCACTAGAGAAGTCTTCCATTTGGAATCTTAATCATTTCCACCTATCCACCTTTTCATCTTATGATGACATTAAATTGGGCAAAAGGCAGTTCAGGTTTTGTTATTTTGGGAGTCTCAAAGATATTCCAAAACTTGACTGTCTCATCTGCTGCGGCAGAAGCTACTACACCTCCCAGTGGACTCCCAGCCAAGGAATGAACCCGGGATGAATGACCGGAAACCTCAGCCACTCTCGTCATGGATGGGTAATTCCACAAGGTGAGTTGATTGTTCGGCGAACCATGGGAGGTCAGTAATTCAGATTTGTTTTTGTCCCATAGCAATGCACAAACTTCAGAGCCAGCATCAATCGAGTTCAAGCAAGCACCGTTAACGGTGTTCCAAAACTTAACGCAATGATCATTGCAAcctccaccagaagccagcaGGTTGCTCCGAGTTGGGCACCAGTCAACGGCCTTCACAATGGAAGTGTGGCTGCTGATCCTGTGAAGCCATTGACGTTGACGTGGATGGTCACGTGAGACAGGCATGCAGGCATCCCATATGTGCACTAGTTTGTCCTGCCCTCCACTCGCCAAATACCGCCCTGACAACACggaccatttaagactacaaactCCACGCCGATGCCCATTATAGAAACAGATGAACAGGTCATCCTTTCTAAAGTCATAATCAACAACAGTGCCATCAAATCTTCCGACTGTCAAGATTGAATTACTTCTCCACGCAAGTGACGACACAGGGGCCTGGTTCTCATCTTCCATCCCATCCACGACATGTCCTGTTGCTAGATCAATCAGGGATAAATCTGAATTGCCAAATGCGACAGCAAGAACTGCACAGTCTGGCGACCAGCGGATGCAAGTGATAGGTCCTCTGTCTTCTACGGGTTGTAGAAGCTTAGTCGACTCGTTTGCAGCGTCCCAGAGATACACTGCGTCCTCAAGGCCAATCgccaacacattattgcttccccagtcgaggagattcaaaacattatcatccaacaAGCCGTGAATTACCAAAACCCTCTCTGGTTCTTTAGGGATTCGCCTCTGCTGCTTCTTCTGCGGCCGAATGGGCTCGTCAAACTCGGGCAGCTTGCTGGCCGACGCTTCAGGTGCAGTCTTGAAAGCGAGGATACGAGACCTGTTCTTCAAAATGCACTCGTCAAGAAGCTTTTGGTACGCCACGCTCGATGGGGATTCCCTCGAACCATCACGCTGCGGTCTCGAAGGCCCGGTTAGGGCAAAGCGTGCGTAGTCCATGTCCATCGCCGACCGGAACGGGATGAAGCGGTCGTACTCCACACGCCTAgaacgcgaagaagacatattttcCAATCGAAACCAGAACGAGACTGGCTAGGTGACGAAAAACGATCGAGAAAACCAGAAAGATCGATCTTCCCACAAGAAAGTCGACAACCAAGAATCGATTAAAAGAACCCCAAGACCAACAAAAATTCTGAACCCTAATCAAAATTTCGACGGATGAAGAACCAAGCGAAAcgaaacaagagaaaaaagaaaggaatgagatcaccgCAATAAAAATCGAAGGGAAGGACCCTCGCAGCTGTGCCCGTTCGTGTTCGTCGGAGAGCAGTTCCGACCTTCGCAGAACGACGAGATCGCCGAGAGCCGAGAGTCGAGAGCCGAGAGTCGAGAGGAGGAGAGCGCGCGAGGGGAGAGAAGTTGTTGTGATTGCAACAGAGTGGGCCCTCGGGTTATATAGATGCCACCAGCCCAAGCGTTACATTCTAAAATCGTTCCGTTATATTTACCCAATGTACGTAGCGGGTAGTTTGACATCACACCGTTATATACAGCTATCATCTACGTTAAATTTCGTGTACCTTACTCTTTTAGAATTCGTATGTTAAAGAAACAAGACGTGGCATTTTTTTTTGTACGAAGCAATGTTTTTAAActactaaaattattattaatataatgagatttgatattcttttatttgtcactaaaaaagaaaatttttaaataatatctataaactgataatatttttattaatacactaggttttgagtctcaaattataatatatcttattttttaattttaaatttagtaCAATATTCATTCACATAAATTATGCATCTAATTAATCCAACAAAGATCAAACAGTGAACAATTAGACAAAACTAGAAGTAAATGCTGACCATTctcaatttagatgataaatagttaaatgcttgaattattaagaaaacatgacaattaatcattttttaattatattaatttattattattattctaaccaaaattcattgaaatttcatcttaaattgttggagcaaaacaatgatatacaaattttgatgaagaaacaaataagatattaaaataataaaaataaaaagataaaatttagaaAGAACTTAAAGACATGTAATCAATGTCTTAATATGAAAAACTCATCCTTACATATCGGATTGATCGAGATTCTAATCTCAATATTTAATCCATCTTATCTTTGcgaacataaataaatattatcataGAGTTAGTTAACTAGCCTCTCTTAGCATATCAAgtagcaaaataataataataataatatttttaaaaaataaagaggggaaattgtattgaaatatgaattaataaactATAGCCATTTACAATTCTATTTATAGAGCCTAAAAAGCATCCTAAATGTCATAACTGATATTGTTGTAAGAGACATATCCtttcattaaaatatcttttatgcatatcaagattatctttacataattttaatttttaaaatataatactaagaaaattatatttatttataagataagatcattggaaaaactttttatttttttctttttacttggaAAATGATGACTTCACTAGATTATGTAAAAGACTGAGAtacttttctctccctttatcaaaaaaaatataaaaatatcaataaaccaaatatgactataatgatatattaaataataaaataatacttttaattaatatcttaataaatatagtatgaattattaaaaatataatagtatTGTCAAGAAATAATCATATAGGTTGTTGTTATTAGATATCAATTTAATTTTCCTTAAGTCATTTTTGCTATTTTTgaca is a window from the Musa acuminata AAA Group cultivar baxijiao chromosome BXJ2-1, Cavendish_Baxijiao_AAA, whole genome shotgun sequence genome containing:
- the LOC135598259 gene encoding cell division cycle 20.2, cofactor of APC complex-like → MSSSRSRRVEYDRFIPFRSAMDMDYARFALTGPSRPQRDGSRESPSSVAYQKLLDECILKNRSRILAFKTAPEASASKLPEFDEPIRPQKKQQRRIPKEPERVLVIHGLLDDNVLNLLDWGSNNVLAIGLEDAVYLWDAANESTKLLQPVEDRGPITCIRWSPDCAVLAVAFGNSDLSLIDLATGHVVDGMEDENQAPVSSLAWRSNSILTVGRFDGTVVDYDFRKDDLFICFYNGHRRGVCSLKWSVLSGRYLASGGQDKLVHIWDACMPVSRDHPRQRQWLHRISSHTSIVKAVDWCPTRSNLLASGGGCNDHCVKFWNTVNGACLNSIDAGSEVCALLWDKNKSELLTSHGSPNNQLTLWNYPSMTRVAEVSGHSSRVHSLAGSPLGGVVASAAADETVKFWNIFETPKITKPELPFAQFNVIIR